The following proteins are co-located in the Triticum aestivum cultivar Chinese Spring chromosome 1A, IWGSC CS RefSeq v2.1, whole genome shotgun sequence genome:
- the LOC123062755 gene encoding uncharacterized protein isoform X5, giving the protein MASRGKLMWKSESSIRGLGAEKGKNADEEVTAKFRKLNLAAGEDEKLIMSDDEEDEDEPKVFSVIGKVLSPSTLQLQTIMGAMKPASGNPKGLRARMVGDNVFIVDFMTEADKERALDGTPWLVGRHAVLLKEFEKNLRPLDVRFESMHIWVRIINILFKWMNKKKGWKVAGLAGKVDKLDVDEFGDAAGKYLRARVEIPIEKPLKRYITIETSEGDEYYDLQYEKLPFFCFSCGIMGHSELECQNPSGRDAEGKWEYDNSIRAPEERRRRIQSFAQAAATSDWSGSSYRSDSHSSSKGKSTEQSNSQTFEKEKCIPGEVSSPSEKMGIGKGGGVQNSNTCMTLFTSQAQDISVT; this is encoded by the coding sequence ATGGCCAGCAGAGGCAAGCTGATGTGGAAATCAGAGTCATCTATAAGAGGTCTGGGTGCAGAAAAAGGGAAGAATGCAGATGAAGAAGTGACAGCAAAATTCAGAAAGTTGAACCTGGCAGCTGGAGAGGATGAGAAGCTGATAATGTcagatgatgaggaagatgaagatgaaccaAAAGTCTTCTCTGTTATCGGTAAAGTCTTATCTCCAAGCACTCTTCAATTGCAGACTATCATGGGAGCTATGAAACCAGCTTCGGGAAATCCAAAAGGGCTAAGAGCAAGAATGGTGGGGGATAACGTATTCATTGTGGATTTCATGACGGAGGCAGACAAAGAGAGGGCACTAGATGGAACCCCATGGCTTGTAGGGCGCCATGCAGTGCTCTTGAAAGAGTTTGAGAAGAATCTTAGACCCTTAGATGTGCGTTTTGAGTCAATGCATATTTGGGTCAGGATCATAAACATACTTTTTAAGTGGATGAACAAAAAGAAAGGATGGAAGGTAGCGGGTCTTGCAGGCAAAGTTGATAAATTAGATGTTGACGAATTTGGCGATGCTGCAGGTAAATATCTTAGAGCAAGAGTGGAAATCCCAATTGAGAAACCATTGAAGAGGTATATCACAATTGAAACTTCAGAAGGTGATGAATACTACGATCTACAATATGAGAAGTTGCCTTTCTTCTGCTTCTCATGTGGCATTATGGGGCATTCTGAATTAGAATGTCAAAACCCTTCAGGAAGAGATGCAGAAGGTAAATGGGAATATGATAATTCAATAAGAGCCccagaagagaggaggaggagaattCAATCCTTTGCACAAGCAGCGGCAACTTCAGATTGGAGTGGATCTTCATACCGAAGTGATTCTCATTCCAGTTCTAAAGGAAAATCCACGGAGCAATCTAATAGTCAGACCTTTGAGAAGGAAAAATGTATCCCAGGAGAAGTGTCGAGCCCTTCGGAGAAAATGGGCATAGGTAAGGGTGGAGGTGTCCAAAATAGCAACACTTGCATGACTCTTTTTACAAGTCAAGCTCAGGATATAAGTGTAACATGA
- the LOC123062755 gene encoding uncharacterized protein isoform X2 produces the protein MSGFREVVQMCGLSDLGYTGLPYTWDNRQEGGKNIKVRLAGEKFLQKYGVIKVLHLQTTESDHCALLIDIDQQQQGEKVKAKKMFRYEDMWRREPCYYDIIKKSWWCKGEGLQDLMKSLSFMKESLQRWSFQTFGSVRGQLAQLRSQLEEVRRRSWQTGPSLVERSLMGQISELLAREEIMMRQQSRVGWLFEGDRNTSFFHSRCKERARQNRIKFLQRLDGTICYNQKEMEEETNQFFIKLFSAQDNLSTEEDEVEQALFMMKPNKSPGLDGFTAGFYQNHWDILKPSICAAVLKFLNDGELPEEVNKTILVLIPKATKQAAERIQEILNIYNKGSGQLVNKSKSAIFFSSNSTDQMKEEVMHALDIRREALEEKYLGLPTALRRSTTGAFEKLCTRVSNMAGTGLEKRLSSAGREVFIKVVMQAVPLYSMSCFNLSKTTCKKLTTSMSRFWWGGDGDKQKLHWKKWDEIAQPKGAGGMGFRNLQLFNLAMLGKQGWRLITKPESLCSRVMAGKYYHGTDFLNAKKKKGSSHVWQAILKGRTVLQLGLIKRIGDGLSTNIWKDRWIPRIPGGKPIFKSEEVTVEKVSELINDDGKSWNIQKLNSNLSPMEVNEILKIPLGRLDQDLWAWGEERHGIYTVKSAYRALAKQFRAESQHHQGVAQSSTIEENKLWKKLWNLSIPPKVKTFWWRVIKGFMPVKAISKKRHIEKLSNCVECGANEDTIFHALIECSYARVFWNLFKKLCGIKLPKLHHLTWAQDILDDEVCATEKAGYILCGMWSVWTS, from the exons ATGTCTGGATTTAGAGAGGTAGTCCAAATGTGTGGCCTCTCAGATTTAGGCTATACAGGGCTCCCATATACATGGGACAATAGACAAGAAGGAGGAAAGAACATCAAAGTTCGGCTGGCTGGTGAGAAATTTTTGCAGAAATATGGGGTTATAAAAGTGTTACATTTGCAAACCACAGAATCTGATCATTGTGCATTGCTAATAGATATTGACCAACAACAGCAAGGCGAAAAGGTGAAAGCAAAGAAAATGTTCCGGTATGAAGACATGTGGAGGAGAGAGCCGTGCTATTATGACATAATAAAGAAATCTTGGTGGTGTAAAGGAGAAGGCCTGCAAGATTTAATGAAATCCCTTTCATTCATGAAGGAATCACTTCAAAGATGGAGCTTTCAGACTTTTGGATCAGTTAGAGGCCAGTTAGCACAACTGAGAAGTCAACTAGAGGAAGTAAGAAGAAGGAGCTGGCAGACAGGGCCGTCGTTAGTAGAAAGAAGTTTAATGGGTCAAATCTCAGAACTGCTAGCGAGGGAAGAGATTATGATGCGACAACAATCAAGAGTAGGTTGGCTTTTTGAAGGGGACAGGAATACATCATTTTTTCACTCAAGATGTAAGGAGAGGGCTAGACAAAACAGGATCAAATTCTTGCAGCGGTTAGATGGAACAATATGTTATAATCagaaggagatggaggaagaaaCAAATCAGTTCTTCATAAAATTGTTCAGTGCCCAGGACAACCTCTCAACGGAAGAG GATGAGGTTGAGCAGGCATTATTTATGATGAAGCCAAATAAATCTCCCGGTCTTGACGGATTCACAGCTGGGTTCTACCAAAATCACTGGGATATATTGAAGCCTAGCATTTGTGCGGCTGTTCTAAAATTTCTGAATGACGGTGAATTACCAGAAGAGGTCAATAAAACCATTCTTGTTCTGATTCCAAAG GCAACAAAGCAAGCAGCAGAGAGAATTCAGGAAATTCTGAACATCTATAATAAAGGCTCGGGACAATTGGTGAATAAATCTAAATCTGCTATTTTCTTCAGCTCAAATAGCACGGATCAAATGAAAGAAGAAGTAATGCATGCTTTAGACATCAGAAGAGAAGCGCTTGAAGAGAAGTACCTTGGCCTCCCTACGGCCCTACGAAGAAGTACGACAGGAGCTTTTGAGAAGCTATGCACAAGAGTAAGCAACATGGCGGGAACTGGATTAGAAAAGAGGTTAAGTTCAGCTGGACGAGAGGTGTTTATTAAAGTGGTCATGCAAGCAGTGCCACTGTACTCAATGAGTTGTTTTAATCTCTCAAAAACAACTTGCAAGAAGTTAACAACATCAATGTCGAGATTTTGGTGGGGAGGAGATGGAGATAAGCAGAAATTGCATTGGAAGAAATGGGATGAAATTGCCCAACCAAAAGGAGCAGGAGGCATGGGGTTTAGAAATCTCCAATTATTCAATTTAGCCATGTTGGGGAAACAAGGATGGAGATTGATAACAAAACCAGAATCACTATGTTCACGTGTAATGGCTGGGAAATACTATCATGGTACAGATTTCCTGAATGCCAAAAAGAAAAAAGGCAGCTCGCATGTTTGGCAAGCAATTTTGAAGGGTAGAACAGTACTACAGCTAGGATTAATCAAAAGAATAGGTGATGGTCTATCAACCAACATATGGAAGGATCGGTGGATACCAAGGATTCCAGGAGGCAAGCCAATATTTAAGAGCGAAGAAGTAACTGTGGAGAAAGTTTCAGAGCTCATTAATGATGATGGAAAAAGTTGGAACATTCAAAAATTGAATAGTAATCTATCTCCTATGGAGGTAAATGAAATCCTTAAGATTCCTTTGGGAAGGTTAGACCAAGACCTATGGGCTTGGGGTGAAGAAAGACATGGCATCTACACTGTAAAATCAGCCTACAGAGCTTTAGCAAAGCAGTTCAGGGCTGAAAGTCAACATCATCAAGGAGTTGCACAAAGTTCAACTATTGAAGAGAATAAGTTATGGAAGAAACTTTGGAACTTGTCAATTCCCCCCAAGGTAAAAACTTTCTGGTGGCGTGTTATTAAAGGCTTCATGCCTGTAAAGGCTATATCGAAAAAAAGACACATCGAAAAATTAAGTAACTGTGTTGAATGTGGTGCAAATGAAGATACTATCTTCCATGCTTTGATAGAATGTTCTTATGCCCGAGTTTTCTGGAATTTGTTTAAAAAACTTTGTGGCATTAAGCTTCCCAAACTACATCACCTAACTTGGGCCCAAGACATTCTAGATGATGAAGTATGTGCAACGGAAAAGGCGGGATATATTTTGTGTGGCATGTGGTCAGTGTGGACATCATGA
- the LOC123062755 gene encoding uncharacterized protein isoform X4 produces MSGFREVVQMCGLSDLGYTGLPYTWDNRQEGGKNIKVRLAGEKFLQKYGVIKVLHLQTTESDHCALLIDIDQQQQGEKVKAKKMFRYEDMWRREPCYYDIIKKSWWCKGEGLQDLMKSLSFMKESLQRWSFQTFGSVRGQLAQLRSQLEEVRRRSWQTGPSLVERSLMGQISELLAREEIMMRQQSRVGWLFEGDRNTSFFHSRCKERARQNRIKFLQRLDGTICYNQKEMEEETNQFFIKLFSAQDNLSTEEVINYVPTKVSNELNDMLCRPFLQDEVEQALFMMKPNKSPGLDGFTAGFYQNHWDILKPSICAAVLKFLNDGELPEEVNKTILVLIPKATKQAAERIQEILNIYNKGSGQLVNKSKSAIFFSSNSTDQMKEEVMHALDIRREALEEKYLGLPTALRRSTTGAFEKLCTRVSNMAGTGLEKRLSSAGREVFIKVVMQAVPLYSMSCFNLSKTTCKKLTTSMSRFWWGGDGDKQKLHWKKWDEIAQPKGAGGMGFRNLQLFNLAMLGKQGWRLITKPESLCSRVMAGKYYHGTDFLNAKKKKGSSHVWQAILKGRTVLQLGLIKRIGDGLSTNIWKDRWIPRIPGGKPIFKSEEVTVEKVSELINDDGKSWNIQKLNSNLSPMEVNEILKIPLGRLDQDLWAWGEERHGIYTVKSAYRALAKQFRAESQHHQGVAQSSTIEENKLWKKLWNLSIPPKVGA; encoded by the exons ATGTCTGGATTTAGAGAGGTAGTCCAAATGTGTGGCCTCTCAGATTTAGGCTATACAGGGCTCCCATATACATGGGACAATAGACAAGAAGGAGGAAAGAACATCAAAGTTCGGCTGGCTGGTGAGAAATTTTTGCAGAAATATGGGGTTATAAAAGTGTTACATTTGCAAACCACAGAATCTGATCATTGTGCATTGCTAATAGATATTGACCAACAACAGCAAGGCGAAAAGGTGAAAGCAAAGAAAATGTTCCGGTATGAAGACATGTGGAGGAGAGAGCCGTGCTATTATGACATAATAAAGAAATCTTGGTGGTGTAAAGGAGAAGGCCTGCAAGATTTAATGAAATCCCTTTCATTCATGAAGGAATCACTTCAAAGATGGAGCTTTCAGACTTTTGGATCAGTTAGAGGCCAGTTAGCACAACTGAGAAGTCAACTAGAGGAAGTAAGAAGAAGGAGCTGGCAGACAGGGCCGTCGTTAGTAGAAAGAAGTTTAATGGGTCAAATCTCAGAACTGCTAGCGAGGGAAGAGATTATGATGCGACAACAATCAAGAGTAGGTTGGCTTTTTGAAGGGGACAGGAATACATCATTTTTTCACTCAAGATGTAAGGAGAGGGCTAGACAAAACAGGATCAAATTCTTGCAGCGGTTAGATGGAACAATATGTTATAATCagaaggagatggaggaagaaaCAAATCAGTTCTTCATAAAATTGTTCAGTGCCCAGGACAACCTCTCAACGGAAGAGGTAATAAACTATGTACCTACAAAGGTTTCAAATGAATTGAATGACATGCTTTGCAGGCCATTCTTGCAGGATGAGGTTGAGCAGGCATTATTTATGATGAAGCCAAATAAATCTCCCGGTCTTGACGGATTCACAGCTGGGTTCTACCAAAATCACTGGGATATATTGAAGCCTAGCATTTGTGCGGCTGTTCTAAAATTTCTGAATGACGGTGAATTACCAGAAGAGGTCAATAAAACCATTCTTGTTCTGATTCCAAAG GCAACAAAGCAAGCAGCAGAGAGAATTCAGGAAATTCTGAACATCTATAATAAAGGCTCGGGACAATTGGTGAATAAATCTAAATCTGCTATTTTCTTCAGCTCAAATAGCACGGATCAAATGAAAGAAGAAGTAATGCATGCTTTAGACATCAGAAGAGAAGCGCTTGAAGAGAAGTACCTTGGCCTCCCTACGGCCCTACGAAGAAGTACGACAGGAGCTTTTGAGAAGCTATGCACAAGAGTAAGCAACATGGCGGGAACTGGATTAGAAAAGAGGTTAAGTTCAGCTGGACGAGAGGTGTTTATTAAAGTGGTCATGCAAGCAGTGCCACTGTACTCAATGAGTTGTTTTAATCTCTCAAAAACAACTTGCAAGAAGTTAACAACATCAATGTCGAGATTTTGGTGGGGAGGAGATGGAGATAAGCAGAAATTGCATTGGAAGAAATGGGATGAAATTGCCCAACCAAAAGGAGCAGGAGGCATGGGGTTTAGAAATCTCCAATTATTCAATTTAGCCATGTTGGGGAAACAAGGATGGAGATTGATAACAAAACCAGAATCACTATGTTCACGTGTAATGGCTGGGAAATACTATCATGGTACAGATTTCCTGAATGCCAAAAAGAAAAAAGGCAGCTCGCATGTTTGGCAAGCAATTTTGAAGGGTAGAACAGTACTACAGCTAGGATTAATCAAAAGAATAGGTGATGGTCTATCAACCAACATATGGAAGGATCGGTGGATACCAAGGATTCCAGGAGGCAAGCCAATATTTAAGAGCGAAGAAGTAACTGTGGAGAAAGTTTCAGAGCTCATTAATGATGATGGAAAAAGTTGGAACATTCAAAAATTGAATAGTAATCTATCTCCTATGGAGGTAAATGAAATCCTTAAGATTCCTTTGGGAAGGTTAGACCAAGACCTATGGGCTTGGGGTGAAGAAAGACATGGCATCTACACTGTAAAATCAGCCTACAGAGCTTTAGCAAAGCAGTTCAGGGCTGAAAGTCAACATCATCAAGGAGTTGCACAAAGTTCAACTATTGAAGAGAATAAGTTATGGAAGAAACTTTGGAACTTGTCAATTCCCCCCAAG GTGGGCGCATGA
- the LOC123062755 gene encoding uncharacterized protein isoform X3, which yields MSGFREVVQMCGLSDLGYTGLPYTWDNRQEGGKNIKVRLADIDQQQQGEKVKAKKMFRYEDMWRREPCYYDIIKKSWWCKGEGLQDLMKSLSFMKESLQRWSFQTFGSVRGQLAQLRSQLEEVRRRSWQTGPSLVERSLMGQISELLAREEIMMRQQSRVGWLFEGDRNTSFFHSRCKERARQNRIKFLQRLDGTICYNQKEMEEETNQFFIKLFSAQDNLSTEEVINYVPTKVSNELNDMLCRPFLQDEVEQALFMMKPNKSPGLDGFTAGFYQNHWDILKPSICAAVLKFLNDGELPEEVNKTILVLIPKATKQAAERIQEILNIYNKGSGQLVNKSKSAIFFSSNSTDQMKEEVMHALDIRREALEEKYLGLPTALRRSTTGAFEKLCTRVSNMAGTGLEKRLSSAGREVFIKVVMQAVPLYSMSCFNLSKTTCKKLTTSMSRFWWGGDGDKQKLHWKKWDEIAQPKGAGGMGFRNLQLFNLAMLGKQGWRLITKPESLCSRVMAGKYYHGTDFLNAKKKKGSSHVWQAILKGRTVLQLGLIKRIGDGLSTNIWKDRWIPRIPGGKPIFKSEEVTVEKVSELINDDGKSWNIQKLNSNLSPMEVNEILKIPLGRLDQDLWAWGEERHGIYTVKSAYRALAKQFRAESQHHQGVAQSSTIEENKLWKKLWNLSIPPKVKTFWWRVIKGFMPVKAISKKRHIEKLSNCVECGANEDTIFHALIECSYARVFWNLFKKLCGIKLPKLHHLTWAQDILDDEVCATEKAGYILCGMWSVWTS from the exons ATGTCTGGATTTAGAGAGGTAGTCCAAATGTGTGGCCTCTCAGATTTAGGCTATACAGGGCTCCCATATACATGGGACAATAGACAAGAAGGAGGAAAGAACATCAAAGTTCGGCTGGCTG ATATTGACCAACAACAGCAAGGCGAAAAGGTGAAAGCAAAGAAAATGTTCCGGTATGAAGACATGTGGAGGAGAGAGCCGTGCTATTATGACATAATAAAGAAATCTTGGTGGTGTAAAGGAGAAGGCCTGCAAGATTTAATGAAATCCCTTTCATTCATGAAGGAATCACTTCAAAGATGGAGCTTTCAGACTTTTGGATCAGTTAGAGGCCAGTTAGCACAACTGAGAAGTCAACTAGAGGAAGTAAGAAGAAGGAGCTGGCAGACAGGGCCGTCGTTAGTAGAAAGAAGTTTAATGGGTCAAATCTCAGAACTGCTAGCGAGGGAAGAGATTATGATGCGACAACAATCAAGAGTAGGTTGGCTTTTTGAAGGGGACAGGAATACATCATTTTTTCACTCAAGATGTAAGGAGAGGGCTAGACAAAACAGGATCAAATTCTTGCAGCGGTTAGATGGAACAATATGTTATAATCagaaggagatggaggaagaaaCAAATCAGTTCTTCATAAAATTGTTCAGTGCCCAGGACAACCTCTCAACGGAAGAGGTAATAAACTATGTACCTACAAAGGTTTCAAATGAATTGAATGACATGCTTTGCAGGCCATTCTTGCAGGATGAGGTTGAGCAGGCATTATTTATGATGAAGCCAAATAAATCTCCCGGTCTTGACGGATTCACAGCTGGGTTCTACCAAAATCACTGGGATATATTGAAGCCTAGCATTTGTGCGGCTGTTCTAAAATTTCTGAATGACGGTGAATTACCAGAAGAGGTCAATAAAACCATTCTTGTTCTGATTCCAAAG GCAACAAAGCAAGCAGCAGAGAGAATTCAGGAAATTCTGAACATCTATAATAAAGGCTCGGGACAATTGGTGAATAAATCTAAATCTGCTATTTTCTTCAGCTCAAATAGCACGGATCAAATGAAAGAAGAAGTAATGCATGCTTTAGACATCAGAAGAGAAGCGCTTGAAGAGAAGTACCTTGGCCTCCCTACGGCCCTACGAAGAAGTACGACAGGAGCTTTTGAGAAGCTATGCACAAGAGTAAGCAACATGGCGGGAACTGGATTAGAAAAGAGGTTAAGTTCAGCTGGACGAGAGGTGTTTATTAAAGTGGTCATGCAAGCAGTGCCACTGTACTCAATGAGTTGTTTTAATCTCTCAAAAACAACTTGCAAGAAGTTAACAACATCAATGTCGAGATTTTGGTGGGGAGGAGATGGAGATAAGCAGAAATTGCATTGGAAGAAATGGGATGAAATTGCCCAACCAAAAGGAGCAGGAGGCATGGGGTTTAGAAATCTCCAATTATTCAATTTAGCCATGTTGGGGAAACAAGGATGGAGATTGATAACAAAACCAGAATCACTATGTTCACGTGTAATGGCTGGGAAATACTATCATGGTACAGATTTCCTGAATGCCAAAAAGAAAAAAGGCAGCTCGCATGTTTGGCAAGCAATTTTGAAGGGTAGAACAGTACTACAGCTAGGATTAATCAAAAGAATAGGTGATGGTCTATCAACCAACATATGGAAGGATCGGTGGATACCAAGGATTCCAGGAGGCAAGCCAATATTTAAGAGCGAAGAAGTAACTGTGGAGAAAGTTTCAGAGCTCATTAATGATGATGGAAAAAGTTGGAACATTCAAAAATTGAATAGTAATCTATCTCCTATGGAGGTAAATGAAATCCTTAAGATTCCTTTGGGAAGGTTAGACCAAGACCTATGGGCTTGGGGTGAAGAAAGACATGGCATCTACACTGTAAAATCAGCCTACAGAGCTTTAGCAAAGCAGTTCAGGGCTGAAAGTCAACATCATCAAGGAGTTGCACAAAGTTCAACTATTGAAGAGAATAAGTTATGGAAGAAACTTTGGAACTTGTCAATTCCCCCCAAGGTAAAAACTTTCTGGTGGCGTGTTATTAAAGGCTTCATGCCTGTAAAGGCTATATCGAAAAAAAGACACATCGAAAAATTAAGTAACTGTGTTGAATGTGGTGCAAATGAAGATACTATCTTCCATGCTTTGATAGAATGTTCTTATGCCCGAGTTTTCTGGAATTTGTTTAAAAAACTTTGTGGCATTAAGCTTCCCAAACTACATCACCTAACTTGGGCCCAAGACATTCTAGATGATGAAGTATGTGCAACGGAAAAGGCGGGATATATTTTGTGTGGCATGTGGTCAGTGTGGACATCATGA
- the LOC123062755 gene encoding uncharacterized protein isoform X1 — translation MSGFREVVQMCGLSDLGYTGLPYTWDNRQEGGKNIKVRLAGEKFLQKYGVIKVLHLQTTESDHCALLIDIDQQQQGEKVKAKKMFRYEDMWRREPCYYDIIKKSWWCKGEGLQDLMKSLSFMKESLQRWSFQTFGSVRGQLAQLRSQLEEVRRRSWQTGPSLVERSLMGQISELLAREEIMMRQQSRVGWLFEGDRNTSFFHSRCKERARQNRIKFLQRLDGTICYNQKEMEEETNQFFIKLFSAQDNLSTEEVINYVPTKVSNELNDMLCRPFLQDEVEQALFMMKPNKSPGLDGFTAGFYQNHWDILKPSICAAVLKFLNDGELPEEVNKTILVLIPKATKQAAERIQEILNIYNKGSGQLVNKSKSAIFFSSNSTDQMKEEVMHALDIRREALEEKYLGLPTALRRSTTGAFEKLCTRVSNMAGTGLEKRLSSAGREVFIKVVMQAVPLYSMSCFNLSKTTCKKLTTSMSRFWWGGDGDKQKLHWKKWDEIAQPKGAGGMGFRNLQLFNLAMLGKQGWRLITKPESLCSRVMAGKYYHGTDFLNAKKKKGSSHVWQAILKGRTVLQLGLIKRIGDGLSTNIWKDRWIPRIPGGKPIFKSEEVTVEKVSELINDDGKSWNIQKLNSNLSPMEVNEILKIPLGRLDQDLWAWGEERHGIYTVKSAYRALAKQFRAESQHHQGVAQSSTIEENKLWKKLWNLSIPPKVKTFWWRVIKGFMPVKAISKKRHIEKLSNCVECGANEDTIFHALIECSYARVFWNLFKKLCGIKLPKLHHLTWAQDILDDEVCATEKAGYILCGMWSVWTS, via the exons ATGTCTGGATTTAGAGAGGTAGTCCAAATGTGTGGCCTCTCAGATTTAGGCTATACAGGGCTCCCATATACATGGGACAATAGACAAGAAGGAGGAAAGAACATCAAAGTTCGGCTGGCTGGTGAGAAATTTTTGCAGAAATATGGGGTTATAAAAGTGTTACATTTGCAAACCACAGAATCTGATCATTGTGCATTGCTAATAGATATTGACCAACAACAGCAAGGCGAAAAGGTGAAAGCAAAGAAAATGTTCCGGTATGAAGACATGTGGAGGAGAGAGCCGTGCTATTATGACATAATAAAGAAATCTTGGTGGTGTAAAGGAGAAGGCCTGCAAGATTTAATGAAATCCCTTTCATTCATGAAGGAATCACTTCAAAGATGGAGCTTTCAGACTTTTGGATCAGTTAGAGGCCAGTTAGCACAACTGAGAAGTCAACTAGAGGAAGTAAGAAGAAGGAGCTGGCAGACAGGGCCGTCGTTAGTAGAAAGAAGTTTAATGGGTCAAATCTCAGAACTGCTAGCGAGGGAAGAGATTATGATGCGACAACAATCAAGAGTAGGTTGGCTTTTTGAAGGGGACAGGAATACATCATTTTTTCACTCAAGATGTAAGGAGAGGGCTAGACAAAACAGGATCAAATTCTTGCAGCGGTTAGATGGAACAATATGTTATAATCagaaggagatggaggaagaaaCAAATCAGTTCTTCATAAAATTGTTCAGTGCCCAGGACAACCTCTCAACGGAAGAGGTAATAAACTATGTACCTACAAAGGTTTCAAATGAATTGAATGACATGCTTTGCAGGCCATTCTTGCAGGATGAGGTTGAGCAGGCATTATTTATGATGAAGCCAAATAAATCTCCCGGTCTTGACGGATTCACAGCTGGGTTCTACCAAAATCACTGGGATATATTGAAGCCTAGCATTTGTGCGGCTGTTCTAAAATTTCTGAATGACGGTGAATTACCAGAAGAGGTCAATAAAACCATTCTTGTTCTGATTCCAAAG GCAACAAAGCAAGCAGCAGAGAGAATTCAGGAAATTCTGAACATCTATAATAAAGGCTCGGGACAATTGGTGAATAAATCTAAATCTGCTATTTTCTTCAGCTCAAATAGCACGGATCAAATGAAAGAAGAAGTAATGCATGCTTTAGACATCAGAAGAGAAGCGCTTGAAGAGAAGTACCTTGGCCTCCCTACGGCCCTACGAAGAAGTACGACAGGAGCTTTTGAGAAGCTATGCACAAGAGTAAGCAACATGGCGGGAACTGGATTAGAAAAGAGGTTAAGTTCAGCTGGACGAGAGGTGTTTATTAAAGTGGTCATGCAAGCAGTGCCACTGTACTCAATGAGTTGTTTTAATCTCTCAAAAACAACTTGCAAGAAGTTAACAACATCAATGTCGAGATTTTGGTGGGGAGGAGATGGAGATAAGCAGAAATTGCATTGGAAGAAATGGGATGAAATTGCCCAACCAAAAGGAGCAGGAGGCATGGGGTTTAGAAATCTCCAATTATTCAATTTAGCCATGTTGGGGAAACAAGGATGGAGATTGATAACAAAACCAGAATCACTATGTTCACGTGTAATGGCTGGGAAATACTATCATGGTACAGATTTCCTGAATGCCAAAAAGAAAAAAGGCAGCTCGCATGTTTGGCAAGCAATTTTGAAGGGTAGAACAGTACTACAGCTAGGATTAATCAAAAGAATAGGTGATGGTCTATCAACCAACATATGGAAGGATCGGTGGATACCAAGGATTCCAGGAGGCAAGCCAATATTTAAGAGCGAAGAAGTAACTGTGGAGAAAGTTTCAGAGCTCATTAATGATGATGGAAAAAGTTGGAACATTCAAAAATTGAATAGTAATCTATCTCCTATGGAGGTAAATGAAATCCTTAAGATTCCTTTGGGAAGGTTAGACCAAGACCTATGGGCTTGGGGTGAAGAAAGACATGGCATCTACACTGTAAAATCAGCCTACAGAGCTTTAGCAAAGCAGTTCAGGGCTGAAAGTCAACATCATCAAGGAGTTGCACAAAGTTCAACTATTGAAGAGAATAAGTTATGGAAGAAACTTTGGAACTTGTCAATTCCCCCCAAGGTAAAAACTTTCTGGTGGCGTGTTATTAAAGGCTTCATGCCTGTAAAGGCTATATCGAAAAAAAGACACATCGAAAAATTAAGTAACTGTGTTGAATGTGGTGCAAATGAAGATACTATCTTCCATGCTTTGATAGAATGTTCTTATGCCCGAGTTTTCTGGAATTTGTTTAAAAAACTTTGTGGCATTAAGCTTCCCAAACTACATCACCTAACTTGGGCCCAAGACATTCTAGATGATGAAGTATGTGCAACGGAAAAGGCGGGATATATTTTGTGTGGCATGTGGTCAGTGTGGACATCATGA